The Conger conger chromosome 15, fConCon1.1, whole genome shotgun sequence genome contains a region encoding:
- the LOC133111698 gene encoding AKT-interacting protein-like, whose translation MNPFWSMSANNSRKRSDSEDKSGQADRLSSPRPHGRKQLPSIPKNAVPVTKPLSPAASAQSNGTHAAYGPFYLEYSLLAEFTLVIKQKLPGIYVQPSYRSALMWFGVIFIRHGLYQDGVFKFTVHIPDNYPDGDCPRVVFDIPIFHPLVDPVSGELDVKRAFTKWRRNHNHIWQVLMYARTVFYKIHTQEPLNPEAAVLYEKDVHLFKSKVVDSVKLCNSHLFDQPQMDDPYAISFSPWNPTVHKEAKDKMFTHKRRPEDQQKGLQVSGLSWVQPGTTQPFSKEDSPLQA comes from the exons ATGAACCCTTTCTGGAGCATGTCTGCAAACAACAGCCGTAAG AGATCCGACAGTGAGGATAAGAGTGGACAGGCGGACAGACTGAGCTCACCTCGGCCTCACGGCAGGAAGCAGCTTCCTTCCATCCCGAAAAACGCAGTGCCGGTCACCAAGCCCCTCTCCCCCGCTGCGTCTGCACAGTCCAACGGGACACACGCTGCATACGGGCCTTTCTACCTGGAGTACTCGCTGCTGGCAGAGTT CACTTTGGTGATCAAGCAGAAACTGCCTGGAATCTATGTACAGCCTTCCTACCGATCAGCATTGA tgtgGTTTGGGGTTATATTCATAAGACACGGTTTGTATCAGGACGGGGTCTTCAAGTTCACCGTCCACATCCCAGATAATTATCCTGATGGAGACTGTCCA AGGGTGGTGTTTGATATTCCAATCTTTCACCCCTTAGTGGATCCAGTGTCAGGAGAGCTGGATGTCAAGAGAGCATTCACCAAATGGAG ACGGAATCACAACCACATCTGGCAGGTTCTGATGTACGCCCGCACGGTCTTCTACAAGATCCACACCCAGGAGCCGCTGAACCCAGAGGCTGctgtcct GTATGAAAAAGATGTTCACCTGTTCAAAAGCAAGGTGGTAGACAGTGTGAAATTATGCAACAGCCATCTCTTTGACCAGCCTCAGATGGATGATCCTTATGCAATAAG CTTCTCTCCGTGGAACCCAACTGTCCACAAAGAAGCAAAAGACAAGATGTTCACACACAAA AGACGGCCTGAGGATCAGCAAAAGGGGCTGCAGGTGTCTGGACTGTCCTGGGTGCAGCCGGGAACCACACAGCCATTCAGCAAAGAGGACAGCCCTCTCCAGGCATAA